The genomic window GATAGTCAAATTAGAGCCGCCAAAACCAATGGGAAACAAGATGAATTAGCTAGGTTGCAAACAGATTTTCAGCAAGTAGAAGCACAAGCCTCTAAATTAGTCAAGCAAAACGAATTAGGACAAATAGTCGAGCAAGCAGGTGGTGTAGGTTTAAATGCTACTACTTCTGCGGAAGCGACGCGCTATTTTTACAGCTTTCCCTCTAATAAGTTAGAACTGTGGATGTCACTGGAATCAGATCGATTTCTTGACCCTGTGATTCGGCGGGAGTTTTATAAAGAAAAAGATGTAATTTTAGAAGAGCGGCGGATGCGGGTGGACAATTCACCTATCGGCATGATGGTGGAAAAGTTCATTGATACAGCTTTCAAAGTCCATCCTTACAGACGACCAGTGATTGGTTATGACGAAGATATTCGTAACCTCACACCAAAAGATGTGCAGAGTTTTTTTGATACTCACTATGTACCCAGCAATATCACAATTGCAGTTGTGGGAGATGTTAACCCAGCCGAGGTCAAAAAACTAGCACAGACTTATTTTGGACGCTATAAGTCTAAACCCAAAGCCCAATCAACTATTCCTGTAGAGCCAAAGCAAACCCAAACACGGGAAATTACTCTAGAGTTACCTTCCCAACCTTGGTATTTAGAAGGCTATCACCGTCCATCTGTTACCCATCCAGATAACGCAGTTTATGAACTCATTGCTAGTTTATTAAGTAATGGGCGCACATCACGGTTATATAAGTCTTTGGTAGAACAAAAACGCGTAGCCTTAAATGCTCAAGGTTTTAGTGGCTTCCCTGGTGATAAGTACCCCAACCTGATGCTGTTCTATGCTCTCACAGCTCCGGGTCACACCGTTGATGAAGTGGCAACGGCTTTACGCCAAGAAATTGACAAATTGCAAACCCAACCTGTAGCAGCTTCAGAATTGGAACGGGTGAAAACTCAAGCACGAGCAGGGTTACTGCGTAGCCTAGACTCTAACATGGGCATGGCACAGCAACTTTTAGAATATGAAATCAAAACCGGCTCTTGGCGGAATCTGTTTAAGCAGTTAGAGGACATTGTGGCGGTGACTCCTGCTGATATTCAGCGAGTAGCTAAGGATACATTCACCCCAGAAAATCGCACAATTGGCAAGCTGTTATCAAAGCAAGCTTAGACAATTCAAAATTCAAAATCACAATAAGTAGCGAGTTATGCACAGGTATAAGGTAAGGCTTCAAAGGCGTATGTCCTGGAAAATTCAGAATGGTAGGCGACTGATTTATATTTTGATAGTTGCTTGTGCTTTTTTACTGGTAACTTTTAACTTTTCTCCAGTGGCGACAGCAGCAGCCAAGCACTACACAGAGTTGCAGTTTGCACCGATACCTGAGATTAAGTTACCCAAGTATGAGCGGTTTGTGCTGCGAAATGGCTTAGTTGTATATCTCATGGAGGATAAGGAACTACCTTTAGTCAGTGGTACGGCGTTGGTACAGACTGGTAGCCGTTGGGAAGGAGGGGATAAAGTCGGACTGGCTGGTTTTACGGGTACTGTGATGCGGACTGGTGGAACTAAAAAGCATTCCCCCGATGAGTTAAATGAAATATTGGAACAACGGGCGGCGGCTGTAGAAACTAGTATTAATGAAGCGTCGGGTAGTGCCAGTTTTGAAACACTCAGTGACGATGTAGAAACGGTATTTGGGCTGTTTGCTGAGGTGCTAAGAGAGCCGGTATTTGCTCAAGAAAAGTTAGATTTAGCCAAAACACAAGCCAAGGGGGGTATTGCTCGGCGTAATGATGATCCTAGCAATATCGCCAGCCGGGAATTTCGCAAATTAATCTATGGGAAGGAAAGCCCCTATGCCCGAATTACAGAGTATGCAACTATAGATAGGATTACCCGTGAGGATTTGGTGCAGTTTCATCGGGATTATTTCCACCCCAATAATATGATTTTGGGAATAGTGGGGGATTTTGACAGCCAAAAAATGCGATCGCTCATTCAAGCTAAACTGGGTGATTGGCAACGTAACCCCAAAATGGTCAAATTGCCCTTACCAGAGGTATCACCAGCTAACACAGGCGGAGTATTCTTTGTCAATCAGCCGCAGTTAACCCAAAGTAATGTTTTAGTTGGGCATTTGGGAGGTAGATTTGATAGTCCTGATTATGCACCCTTGGATGTGATGAATGGGGTATTGAATGGTTTTGGCGGTAGGTTATTTAATGAAGTGCGATCGCGTCAAGGTTTAGCATACTCTGTATACGGCCTATGGAGTCCCCGCTTTGACTACCCTGGAATGTTCATTGCTGGAGGACAAACTCGCTCTGATGCGACTGTACAGTTTATCAAAGCTTTGAAAGGGGAAATCAAGCGTATCCAAGCTCAACCAATAACAGCAGAAGAACTAGGTCGCGCTAAAGAGTCTACCTTAAATTCTTTTGTATTCAACTTCCAAGACCCTGCTCAAACCCTATCTCGGTTAATGCGCTACGAATATTACGGTTATCCGGCTGATTTTCTGTTCCGCTATCAAAAAGCCGTATCTGCAACCACAGCCGCCGATGTGCAACGGGTAGCGAAGCAATACCTCAAACCAGAAAATTTAGTAACTCTAGTAGTGGGTAATCAAACTGCTATTCAACCACCATTAACACAACTAGCAGCCCAGGTAACACCAATAGATGTAACCATTCCTGCTTTACAACCACAAGCTCAGAATTAAGCGTAAGCAAGTTTGTAGTAAGGACTTTAGTCCTGATTCTTCTAAGCACTAAGTCGCTTACTACGAACTGAACTACTAGGTGAATGAGAACCCCGGCTTATCCAAATAAGCGGGGTTCTTATCTTGAGCAAGACAAATAAATTTCATTATTGTAAAAAATCTGCTTTTATAGACAAAAATTCTGGAATTGTGTCTGAAAACCTAGCAATAAAAGATTGACTTTCTTGAAGAGAAAATCAAAATATAAGGGGGCGATTCTAATTTTTTAATGTCCCTGTACTGTGCTAATTGGTAAGACTGTATTTAAGGAGGCAAGCAAATGGTAAAAATAACAATATCTGACCTTTCTCCCGATGATGAAGGCAAACTAATTAATGAACTCACTGCTTGGGAAATGAAGAATGTATATGCTGGGATGGAGAGAAGATATGCTGGTAGAAGAAGAACTCCAGCAAGTCCCACTCCAGAAGTGCCAACCGTAGACTCGATACCTGATACAAACGCAACTCTTAACCGATGGATGGATGATTTAGAGTTACAAATTCAAGACTTGCGAAAACAGCTTGGTATCTCACAATAATTGTTGGCTAATGACAACTTAATACTCATGATTATCGTGTGTTTTAATTCAAATCAAGATTAAACACACGATTTTTCATGGCTATCATCATGTATTTTGAGACGATTATAAACCTCCTCAGTTCTTTCTAAAAGCTGAGAGCGTCGGATTCTTCAACAATACCTTCGCCATTGTTTTATACGGAGATTTTTTTTATATGTTCTTGTGTACGCAGTTAATAATAGCTAATTATGCTCACAATATCTGTATTACCAAGGCAAAAATTTTATGCCTATACATCAATATTAAATATACTAAATATCAACCTAAAAATAGACATATTCAACTAATTTATGTCTTTGTAACCTAGGTTTTTAACTTGATTTTCAGCAGAAAAGTAAATAAAAATTGAATCAACGGTTAAGCAAAACAAAGCCTAATCGACTTGCATTTTCTAATAACCTACGAAATTTTTAGGAGTTCATCATGGCGTTTATTGCTGTTAACGAATTGCGTGCTACTGGTGCAGAATTATTCCAAGATTCTGAAAGCTTCCTCAACGAATTGAACAATCTTGATGATTCTGTTCATGGTGGTAACTATTCTAAAGGCACAAATGGTGTTTTAGATTTAGCGGCAAAAGGATTTGAATTTGGCGTAGTTACCTATGGTATTGACGCTATCGGACACATGGCTAAGTCCTTTAGTTCTGCTCTTGGTTATTAATGAAAACTGAGATAAATAGCTCTGTTGCAATTGTGGCATGAGCGATTAAGCGTAATATTTTGAAATTGCTTAATCGCCTGCACTTTCTCTGAAACACAAACATTATTTTAGGAGTTCATCATGGCGTTTATTGCTGTTAACGAATTGCGTGCTACTGGTGCAGAATTATTCCAAGATTCTGAAAGCTTCCTCAACGAATTGAACAATCTTGATGATTCTGTTCATGGTGGTAACTATTCTAAAGGCACAAATGGTGTTTTAGATTTAGCTGTAAAAGGATTTGAATTTGGCGTAATTACCTATGGTATTGACGCTATTGGACACATGGCTAAGTCCTTTAGTTCTGCTAGTGGTGGTTATTGGTAGTTTCCAGCTATTTATTAAGTGAGTGAAAACTGAGCTAAATAGCTCTATTGCAATTGTGGCATGAGCGATTAGGCTTAATATTTTGAAATTGCTTAATCGCCTGCACTTTCTCTGAAACACAAATATTATTTTAGGAGTTCATCATGGCATTTATTGCTGTTAACGAATTACGTGCTAGTGGTGCAGAATTATTTCAAGATTCTGAAAGCTTCCTCAATGAATTGAACAATCTTGATGATTCTGTTCATGGTGGTAACTATTCCAAAGGCACAAATGGTGTTTTAGATTTAGCGGCAAAAGGATTTGAATTTGGCGTAATCACCTATGGTATTGACGCTATTGGACACATGGCTAAGTCCTTCAGCGACGCTGGTGGTTATTACTACTAATTTCCAGCTATTTATTAAGTGAACACTGAGCTATTTAGCTCTATTGCAATTGTGGTATCAGTGATTAAGCGTAATATTTTGAAATTGCTTAATCGCCTGCACTTTCTCTGAAACACAAATATTATTTTAGGAGTTCATCATGGCGTTTATTGCTGTTAACGAATTACGTGCTAGTGGTGCAGAATTATTCCAAGATTCTGAAAGCTTCCTCAATGAATTGAACAATCTTGATGATTCTATTCATGGTGGTGGTAACTATTCTCAAGGAACAAATGGTGTTTTAGATTTAG from Nostoc sp. UHCC 0870 includes these protein-coding regions:
- a CDS encoding M16 family metallopeptidase; the encoded protein is MNHFSCSQVPATKGQSYIPSFFSRDLTRRLLTTLLVLIVAWWGLVPQTALAQTQTVPPPETTLQRSKRPTAKSSIQPYLDRVIKQLTEFRLNNGMKFIVLERHQAPVVSFLTYADVGGVDEPDGKTGVAHFLEHLAFKGTTRIGTQDYQAEKPLLERLEQLDSQIRAAKTNGKQDELARLQTDFQQVEAQASKLVKQNELGQIVEQAGGVGLNATTSAEATRYFYSFPSNKLELWMSLESDRFLDPVIRREFYKEKDVILEERRMRVDNSPIGMMVEKFIDTAFKVHPYRRPVIGYDEDIRNLTPKDVQSFFDTHYVPSNITIAVVGDVNPAEVKKLAQTYFGRYKSKPKAQSTIPVEPKQTQTREITLELPSQPWYLEGYHRPSVTHPDNAVYELIASLLSNGRTSRLYKSLVEQKRVALNAQGFSGFPGDKYPNLMLFYALTAPGHTVDEVATALRQEIDKLQTQPVAASELERVKTQARAGLLRSLDSNMGMAQQLLEYEIKTGSWRNLFKQLEDIVAVTPADIQRVAKDTFTPENRTIGKLLSKQA
- a CDS encoding M16 family metallopeptidase — encoded protein: MSWKIQNGRRLIYILIVACAFLLVTFNFSPVATAAAKHYTELQFAPIPEIKLPKYERFVLRNGLVVYLMEDKELPLVSGTALVQTGSRWEGGDKVGLAGFTGTVMRTGGTKKHSPDELNEILEQRAAAVETSINEASGSASFETLSDDVETVFGLFAEVLREPVFAQEKLDLAKTQAKGGIARRNDDPSNIASREFRKLIYGKESPYARITEYATIDRITREDLVQFHRDYFHPNNMILGIVGDFDSQKMRSLIQAKLGDWQRNPKMVKLPLPEVSPANTGGVFFVNQPQLTQSNVLVGHLGGRFDSPDYAPLDVMNGVLNGFGGRLFNEVRSRQGLAYSVYGLWSPRFDYPGMFIAGGQTRSDATVQFIKALKGEIKRIQAQPITAEELGRAKESTLNSFVFNFQDPAQTLSRLMRYEYYGYPADFLFRYQKAVSATTAADVQRVAKQYLKPENLVTLVVGNQTAIQPPLTQLAAQVTPIDVTIPALQPQAQN